The following are encoded together in the Bubalus kerabau isolate K-KA32 ecotype Philippines breed swamp buffalo chromosome 3, PCC_UOA_SB_1v2, whole genome shotgun sequence genome:
- the LOC129647513 gene encoding olfactory receptor 12D2-like, which yields MLFCLFFQVMLNQTSVTEFLLLPVTDIQVLQPVLFVLFLAIYIVNVAGNGAILMVVTSDPRLHSPMYFFLGNLACIDICFSTVSLPKMLENFLSTHKAISFLGCISQLHFFHFMGSTEAMLLAVMGFDRFVAICKPLHYTLIMNHQVCIQMAVTVWIIGFFHALLHSVMTSRLNFCDSNQINHFFCDVKPLLKLACGNTELNWWLVNNVTGTIATGACFLTFLSYFYIIVYLFFKTHSCRMLRKALSTCASHFVVVVLFHVPGVFVYIHPASSSSMDQDQISALMYNGVTPVLNPLIYTLRNKEVKRALRRVISRSQ from the coding sequence AtgttattttgtcttttctttcaagTGATGCTGAATCAAACATCAGTCACTGAATTTCTCCTCCTGCCAGTGACAGACATCCAAGTACTACAGCCTGTTCTCTTTGTGCTTTTCCTTGCAATTTACATTGTCAATGTGGCTGGGAATGGAGCCATCCTGATGGTTGTCACCTCTGATCCAAGACTCCATTCtcctatgtattttttcctgggaaacCTGGCATGTATAGATATCTGCTTCTCCACAGTGAGTCTGCCAAAGATGCTGGAGAACTTCCTCTCTACACACAAAGCAATTTCTTTCTTGGGCTGCATAAGCCAGCTTCATTTCTTCCACTTCATGGGCAGCACAGAGGCCATGTTGCTGGCCGTGATGGGTTTTGACCGCTTTGTGGCTATCTGCAAACCACTTCATTATACTCTTATCATGAATCATCAAGTCTGTATCCAGATGGCTGTCACTGTCTGGATCATTGGTTTTTTCCATGCCCTGCTGCACTCAGTAATGACCTCTCGCTTAAACTTCTGTGATTCCAACCAGATTAATCACTTCTTCTGTGATGTTAAGCCATTGCTCAAGTTGGCCTGTGGCAACACTGAGCTCAACTGGTGGCTGGTCAATAATGTCACAGGCACCATTGCCACGGGTGCATGCTTTCTAACATTCCTGTCCTATTTCTATATTATTGTCTACCTTTTCTTCAAGACCCATTCTTGCAGAATGCTTCGTAAAGCACTGTCTACGTGTGCCTCCCACTTCGTGGTAGTTGTTCTTTTCCACGTCCCTGGTGTATTTGTTTACATTCATCCTGCCTCCAGTAGCTCCATGGACCAGGATCAGATCAGTGCCCTTATGTACAATGGGGTCACTCCTGTGCTAAATCCACTGATCTATACTTTGCGGAACAAGGAAGTAAAGAGGGCCTTGAGGAGGGTGATTTCAAGAAGTCAATGA
- the LOC129647514 gene encoding olfactory receptor 12D2-like, with protein sequence MLFCLFFQVMLNQTSVTEFLLLGVTDIQVLQPVLFVIFLATYIANVAGNGAILMVVISDPRLHSPMYFFLGNLSCLDICYSTVTLPKMLENFLSTHKAISFLGCISQLHFFHFLGSTEVMLLAVMGFDRFVAICKPLHYTVIMNHQVCTQMAVTVWIIGFFHALLHSVMTSRLNFCGSNHINHFFCDVKPLLELACGNTELNEWLLHTVTETIAMGSFFLILLSYFYIIIYLFFKTHSCSMLRKALSTCASHFMLVVLLFGPVFFIYIRPASGSSMDQDRTVAIMYSVVTPVLNPLIYTLRNKEVKGALKRVIRRRP encoded by the coding sequence atgttattttgtcttttttttcaagTGATGCTGAATCAAACCTCAGTCACTGAATTTCTCCTCCTGGGAGTGACGgacatccaagtactgcagccTGTTCTCTTCGTGATTTTCCTTGCAACTTACAttgccaatgtggctgggaatgGAGCCATCCTCATGGTTGTCATCTCTGATCCAAGACTCCATTCtcctatgtattttttcctgggaaacCTGTCATGTCTGGATATCTGCTACTCCACGGTGACTCTGCCAAAGATGCTGGAGAACTTCCTCTCTACACACAAAGCAATTTCTTTCTTGGGATGCATAAGCCAGCTTCATTTCTTCCACTTCCTGGGCAGCACAGAGGTCATGTTGCTGGCCGTGATGGGTTTTGACCGCTTTGTGGCTATCTGCAAACCACTTCATTACACTGTTATCATGAATCATCAAGTCTGTACCCAGATGGCTGTCACTGTCTGGATCATTGGTTTTTTCCATGCCCTACTGCACTCAGTAATGACATCTCGTTTAAACTTCTGTGGTTCCAACCACATCAATCACTTCTTCTGCGATGTTAAGCCATTGCTGGAGTTGGCCTGTGGGAACACTGAGCTCAATGAGTGGCTACTTCATACTGTCACAGAGACCATTGCCATGGGCTCATTCTTTCTAATTCTTCTCTCCTATTTCTACATTATTATCTATCTTTTCTTCAAGACTCATTCTTGCAGCATGCTTCGTAAAGCACTGTCTACTTGTGCCTCCCACTTCATGTTGGTTGTTCTTTTATTTGGTcctgtttttttcatttacattCGTCCTGCCTCAGGTAGCTCCATGGACCAGGACCGGACTGTTGCCATTATGTACAGTGTGGTCACTCCTGTACTAAACCCACTGATCTATACTCTGAGGAACAAGGAAGTAAAGGGGGCCTTGAAAAGGGTGATCAGAAGGAGGCCCTGA